A stretch of DNA from Cryptomeria japonica chromosome 4, Sugi_1.0, whole genome shotgun sequence:
TACTAGCAACATCAAAGTTGAGCTTACATAAACTCCTAGGAGGGGGTAGCTAACAACATCCTCATCTCAATCTAGATTATAGATGATCCCATATATCCCAATGAATGGGAGATTTCCATATTGTGTTTTAAATTCTATATCGAGTGGAGATTTTACCCTACATTTTATCATTTTTCTCTGGATTACTCTATTATTAATAAAAAAGAATTGACTCTTTTCTTCCCTAACTTGTCCAAACTAGATATCTCTTTACCTTTTTTAAAGTGTTATAATTTACCTACTACCATATTATCCCAAGTGTGGAAGAAGTCAAAACAACATTCACAAATCATGGAAGAGAAGAGAGAGGCAGGGATCCATTTCCTGCTAGAGGAACTTGATCTACCATGGCTAAAACACCTTTTGGAGAAGAAAAATTAATTATCCTAGAATTAAAATTAATCTTTGTCAATGAGATTTTTACTAATCTAAATGTGAATATATTTCCCCTTTACACTATGCATCATAATCTATTTGTCCAACTTGAAAGAATTTATAGTGAAATGGGACATTTTCATAATCTAGGGCTTATCTTCATATCCACTATCCTACTTGGAACCATATCTTAATCAACAATATTATATCTATATTAATCTCCACCAAGATTCTTGCAAATATGGAGTGCACTAAGCCATCAATTTTAGGATCTAATGCCACAAAATTACCAGACATATTTCTCATACCTCAAAAAATGCATCTACCCAATATTGCAAAGCATTATTCTCGAGTCGCACCCAAATTGACATtgctatgaatttttttataatgGGATCAAATTTAGGAAACTAGTGTTCTATAAACAATACAATCTTATTCCAATGCCAAGGCCCTTTAGCAAGAATGAATACTCTATCTCTTTTGAtccaaataataatataaaaaagaaTTGTGCATAAGGAAAATTTTCCAATATTTTTTGTATGTGCATGTACTCTATGATTTAGAAATCCAATAATGCAAAAGTGCTAAATTGGAACAAGGAGAGTTAAGATTATAAATTAAGACATGTTTCCCAAGTTTCTCCTCATCACAGAGAACAACCTTATCCAAGATTAGAATTGGAGGCACAAACTCTATATAGGAGATTATTTGAGCTCCATTTAAAATCCCTACATGGGaaagttattatttttattcctatcTACAATTTCTCCTATTTTATTTTGCATATTGAACCTAAGATTATTATATGTCCCCTACTTGTGCTTTGGATACTTTCATAACCTCCAAGAGCAACGAGCCCTTTTGAGCTCACCATGGAGGGAACTACACATATGCATGTCACCATTTATAAAGGATTTTCCATGCTTCAATAATCATATAGACTTAACATTCACTACCCccaataattgatttattgtaATAGCAATTCTTTCCTTGTCATCTTTGGTGTTTGATATCATTTATGTGAAAATATTTATGAAGCAAAATACAAATTATGCTCCATTTTATTCTAATTGCTTCTTTACCAATGAGGTAATtttataaatattacaataaatataAGAGTTAAAATACAACTATAATGTGCATCTAAGGTATTAGTGATTTGATTTTAATAAATGAATTATATAGTTGTTGTGGTATTGGATTTGAATAAATAATGTTACATCATGTATTTGTTATAAACATTGAGAATTTTCTTGGGATGGTGTATGTAACACTCTAAACTCCCTTGAATGAATTTGCTCCTTACATGTTTGAAGATTGAAGCTCCATTAGTAAATCCCTaacatttagaataaatttaaTGTCATTTATGTATTCATTTATATCTTTTGTCTTATACTTTATATAGATGACCATGTGATCCAACTTAAAGATGCAAGTGTTAAAGTAACATGAAAGAATCACACGTGCAAACAACAAAGCGTGTGTTTCGTATGTGATATGTAAGCAAAGTCAAAATTGTCATGTGTCTTGAATATATCAAACCTTATCCAAAGAAAACTAATAGTACATAACAACATAAGAGATTTACATGACATGAATAGTGTGTAAGTGCAACTAGCAATAAGTTGCAACAACCCAAAAAGGACACAAAGAAAAGCACAAACCAAAAATAGATAGTCACCAAGTTGCAACAACCCAAAAATGACATAAAAAAACACAACCCAAAAATAGAGAGCCACCAAGTTGTAACAACCCAAAAACGACCCAAAGAAAAGCACAACCCAAAAATGACCCAAAGAAAAGCACAACCCAAAAATGACCCAAAGAAAAGCACAACGCAAAAATAGAGAGCCACTATACAATATGACAAAACAACTAGAATACCTAGAAAAATAGTTAAAACAAATTACGAAATTCACTAAAATCattcaataaattaaaattataaaacaattaaattttaagaaaaataagATATATAACAATAAGACTAAATCAAtgggagaaaataaataaattaaatgttataatttatatataacaaTTTATGAAAATTTTGTTAAACTCAAACATTACAATTTTGATGTTAATTTACTTAATTGTTGGTTCTTGGAATTTGACCGTCAATATAGCATATTTTTACTTTTAGACTATATATGACAGTTTAAAAAGTTATTGGACCTTATGCATTGGCATGCTATTTTTTCCAGAATatatatgacacttcaaattattaataaatcTTAAAAATTATAGTACTTAATGTAATTATATAGTAttattttagaatgtttattataaaatataaatttatttagaatattttgaaatggtaagataaaattatttttaagtttataatattttaatataaatttttaagaATAGTATTCTtctataaatttaaaaattagtcaattttttttaataagattgtttaaatatcaatttagaaacttgaCATGATTGGAATGATAGGATATAAttgtttatgtttttttaaaaaaataatatgattttttaaataatttctattttaataataaacaagattttttGGTATGAATTTAAGAATTTATTGAAGTAGATTTAAAATCAAGATTTTTTGGTATGAACTTTAAAACTTACTAAAGAAGTGCTACTAATATGAATATGAAGCTCACTTTAATAATCATTTTTTTGCAAATTAAATTCTAGACAATCACAATTAAAAACTCATATGAAACTTGCTTTAATAATCATTTTTTGTGTCCAATGGGTTGAGCTTAAttagttaaaacattgggttctcactctGGAGGACATctaagtggaattctaagttgtgactcttaaccttccataaataattattttttgcaAATTAAATTCTAAACAACCacaattaaaaactttaaaatTACCTTTCTTTGTTAAATTCTTTATGaaagaaaataatatatttaatactcTATTTAAACCATAAAAAAATAATTCCTTTCATATGTCAATAATTGTGTTTTCAAAACAACACACCTCTCTATCTTTACCCTCATAAAAAACTTATATGACAAGAGGAGTGGCGGTCAAATTTTATTGAAATATTCGAATATTATTTAATACTTTATTCTGAATGATTAAAGTaccaaaatatatatatctaaCGAAGATATAAATACaagaactaattaattaaataataaataataaaaaaacaaataaataaatcaaatcatCCATTAACTAAGAATCTTAGCACAACACTATAACCATGAAATTTCCATGCACGCGTCACTCTTGTAGAAAGGACCACACGACACGTGGCATTGAAAGTTATGTAAGCAATGCATTTCGTGTGtaaaacaaaataatatttaaGTGCTACAGAAAATGATTATAACAGGAATTTTGTTTTCCGGTTTGAACTCGTTTTGGTGGCAGATTAGGGCACAGATTAATTCATCTGCACAGAAACTCCGCCAACTATAAAAGCACGAAAGAGTCGGAGCAGGTCAGGGGGCCCGCACAGCCATTTTTGAAGCAGAAAGTCAAAAGGCAGATAAAATTCATTACAGTACCTGGTAATTCCTTGATGTTCCCATTGCTGGTGGTAAGGGCAAAAAGAGAGGAAACCTAGGACGCCATTTAAAGCCCTTTAAGGAATTTTGCCAGCTTTTGATACGCGGGGTAAGAAGAATTCAACGCCAGTCATTCTGGACAGTGTAAAGCTTCTAGATGGCGCGTAATGAATGTCCAACTGATCCAATTTTCAAAGCTGAATGGTGGCAGTCAAAAGCACATCAGATTTCGAAGATAGCCGCCCATTGCAGCGGCTCCGTGGAAAGCGAGACGACGACCTCCACTCCACAGCCCAAGAGTCCCGTTTTAAATGATTAAATATTCTCCAGGAACAAAGACTTTCAATTGTGACGGAATTCTGTGCAAAAAGCTCTCGCCTTTGGTATACATATTTGCTGCTTTATCGGCCATGAAGTCGCAGCAAATGATTTGCGTGATTTCTCCTCAGGAATTGGATAGAAAATGCCACAAGAGCTCTCACCGCCCCTGTCCGCGCTCCTCACCATGAGCTTAGAGAGTACAAATACTTCTTCGGCGCCTTCTTCTTCTTCGTCTTCTTCTTTTTCTACGTTTTCTTCAATGAAATTGTCTGCAGGGAACAAGAGTTCGAACCCCGTGGTGGCCATTAAGGGGGTGGCGGGCAGCTCCAAGGCGGAGGAATGGAACGACAACATGCTTCAGACGGGGGACGTGGTGGAGGAATTGAAGATCGGAAGCTATGCTACGCTTACGGCTCCGTTTAAGGGCGGCAAGAGTGGCCTTCAGAAGGAGCTGCATAAGTTTTATAGAAGGAATGATACGCTGGTTTTGGTTCGAGTCCGGCGGGGCCGCGGCGTCATAGCGGAGCTCCAGGCGTGTATTACGGCGGACGAAGGGGCAAAGAAGCAGTATACGCTCAGAGCCCTCAGCGACCCCAATTATGTCGTAGGGTTTGTCGATTCTACCGAAGAAGAATGCCGAACACTACAAGGTAGAAAGCTTACTACTCAACTCGTTCCATCTGTTTTTAGAAGTTGTTCAGGAGCCGAGCTTCTAAGTGTATTCCTGTGGTTTGTTCGCTGATTCGAGGTTAGGGGGAAAATCAAATTAGCGATGGTTTTTGAATAGCCGAGCTTCGAGTCGAGTCTTGCAATGCGTGATTATGTGGAAATTTCAGTAACATCTGGTGCCCAATTTACTAGAAGTTTCTAGGTAACATGATAGATATTTTAAGATTGTGAAATTGGATATAAATTAATTTGCAGGAATAGACGCCTACCTTAAAGTTTCAGGAATTCGATCCTCATAGAATTAAATCGAGATGAATTTGAGGACTTGGATGCCTTAAGATCGTATAATCGAAGACGAATGGATTTGAGGAATTAGATACCTTGAAACCTTAGAATCGTAGCCAAATGAGTGCCATGGAATATATATTCTTTAAGATTACAAAATCGAAACCAAGTGATTTCCATGGATTATGTATGTAGTGTAAGATCATAATGTCAAAGGCAAATGATTTTAGGGAATGGATTACCTTGGAAGCCAAATGAATTTGAGGGAAGACATATCTCTAGATCGTGGAATCAAAGGCAGATGATTTGTGCTTCCTGACAGGAAAATATATGATTGTTTTAGTTTTCTTGgggaaatttaaataaaatttgtaTATATTAAATCCGGTATAATGTAAGCTTTATGGTAATTCGACGGATAAGATATCTCAAGAGCATGTTACCGAAGCCGAAGGCTTTGCGAATTTAAGTTCATCTGTTTTTAACTGTTTCACTTATTTTGCGTGAAGTTGAGCAATTGATTGCATCCAATTTACGGAAagttttttttggtgattttgccaGAAAAAATACCTCAAACATCATGGAATTCAAGTCAAAGACTTTGCACCCTTAAAATTCTCTCTGTTTTAATTGCTTTTTCTTTAGATGTAAAATTGAGTTATTTATAATAACCTATTTACTGCAAGTTTTAGGTGATTTTGACAGAACAAATGTCTCGAAGCCATAGTATCCATGCCAAAGATTGGTTACCCTGACTAAAATATTATTTCACTCCTTAACTTTGCTGTATAAAATTGAGCATATGTTGCCTCCAACTTACTGTAAGATTTAGGCGTACTACAAATTTTAGGTCAATTTGAGGGAATAGATTACTTAAAGGTCATGGATGCAAGCCAAAAGTTTCACGGATCCGAAGTaaatttgttttgatgttttagTTTCGATGCAGAAATTATTGTTCTTTCTGCCACAACTAAGGCGAAAAATCTCTCCATCTGCAGTCCAGCGATCGCTCTTTGTGGACTGATGCAGAATATTCTGGTTTCTGCTGCAACTGATGCTGAAAATCTCTCCTTTCAGCTGCAATCCAGCAGCCACTCCTTGTGGCAGTCCCTGCACAAAGCAAACACAACAGAATAGACCGAGAGGAAAGGGGGAAATATCAGGTTTCAGGGGATCCTAACAGAAAAGATGCCTCAAAGGTCACGGAATCCCTGAAGTTAACGTGTTTTGTTTTTCATGTCTAAGACCGAGCAATACATCACATCCACTTTATATTAAATATTAGGTGTATTCGACGCAATGGATACGTCAAAGTTGTGGAAGTTGAGCCAAACGCTTCTGGAACTCGAAATGATCTGTTTTGACGGTTTTAGACTTTTCATGTCTTAACATTAATTACCTGCTGAGTCAAATATTTAGAATAAACTTTTAGGGGAATTTGAGAGAACGGTTTGTTAACAAGCCATAAACTTCGCAATCCCCGACGTTTTTTTCTTTGAAGTGTTCTGTTTTTAAGTATAAAATTGAGCAATATGTCATATCTAATCTTCTGCAATTCCGGGTGAATTTAATGGAGTAGATAGCTCAAGGCAATGGTAATAGCTTTGCGCTCCTAAATTTAATCTGTTTTtaactttctttttctttctttcttttaatcAGCGTCTAGAGATGCAAGGGTGGAATCTGCTCTGAGCAATGCACAGTTGAAAGACGGATATGTGGCGTACCCGTGGGAGAAGAAAATGCAGAAGTTTTTGATGGTTCCAAAGTCTGGATGCTTCTTCTCAATTTTGATTGTTCCACATAACTCTGATCGAGGCCTTCAGCAGTACAATGACTTGGAGGATACCTTGGCGAGAGCATATACCTGGCTCACTGCTTCTCAAGCCTCCGGTGTGCCCATCGTTTTCATGAATATTCAAACAGAACCCTTACTTACCAAGGTATGGAATGTTAATATAGGAGGTAACTATGTAATTTTGGAAACCATGTGAGAATTGAAAATCTCAGGTTTTCTGAAGGTGTGGACTAAATTTAGCAAAAGTCTTGGTGACGGGGGCAAAATTCTGAATTTTTATTAATAGACTaaaaaaactgaaatccaaaaatgAATTGAAAGTAGGTAAGTTGATTTTCCGCTGGTGAAATGCTGGTCTAGAGTGATAGCTAAGCTTATTATTGCATGATTATTAGGATGCACTAATTCAAAGCCGAACACTGATTAGGACAGAATTCAAAGTTTTAGTGCTATTAGAACAAGTAGTTCAATGCTTTGTTATGGATAAAAATTTCCAGCAGAGAGTTACTGTCTATGATTGAAGGTTTAGCCAATCTTTGTGATCTGACTGATTATTGAAATTACTCCTTTGCTATATGCTCAGCTGAGGGATTTGCACTCTTGAAGGGAGAAATTCACAAAAGTTAAAAGACACATAGTCCTGGGATACTTTTTTCTTATGATAAAATTCAAGGTCCAAAAATATTTGCAGGAGCAACCAGATAACTGTACAAATTAAGCCTGCCAGTCCTGGTTCTGTCCCCGTGTCTTGTGGAAGTCCTTTGTTTGGCAATCCAGATCTCTATTGTTTCCTTTGCACGATAGCATCTGGCTCCCTGTTCTGTCCAAGATGTTGATGTCCAATTTAGAGTACCTACTATGGCGTTGGATACCATTAATAGAACTGAATATACTTGTTAAAGTTATTGAGAAGGTTGAGAAATCACAGAGCATGGTGAAATTGCCTGCGAAGCAAACAGGCAAGCTCATCAATTATCTGCTAAAGTATTAGCATAAGAGTTCCAAATACTATTAGTCTATGCTAATAATTGTGATTTGAGCCCGGAACCTCACCagctaaaaaatattaaattaattagtaTCAATCAATGAATTAACTGTCGGTAGATCTTCCAGTCTTAAAATCTCCGTGAAGATCTTCAAAAGGTTTCGCACTCCTTGTTgttcaaagaaaagggtaaattaTTTTTCTCTTGAAATCCATTTTTTAAAGACAAGATACAATCTAATTGCTGATCTTATTGGATTTACAGATATCAGGCGAAAAGGCGTCAAATACAGTGAATGCTGGCTCCCTCTCAGACCTCTCAAGCATAGCAAATACAGGCCTATATGGCTTTGAGGACTACCACGGTGTGGACATAGGCGTTGTGAGGGCAGTCCGTTTATGGTATTCCGCCGCATCAGGGGAGCTCCCGGTACAACTCAAAGTAAAAGAAGGAGACACCAGGCTTGGCTTCGCCATTAGCAGAACAGATGAGGTCAGCTAATTTAATCATCGAAATCTTTTTCAATTACTTATATAGCTATTTTTTTTGTGGGATATTAATTGCATGCACTAAGTAGTAATCCAAGCTACTCTTTGATGACCTGTTTTCTATGAATATTTTGTTTTTCTCTCATGTATATGGATAATAATCACAAAGGCAAGGACCCTCAATGCATACAAGCACCTCTAAGTTCTGTTATGTTGTCTAATTGTCTTTTCAGGGATTCTTCTATGTTTCATCTGTGATGGATGAGGAAGGAACCGTAACAGTGGCATCTCGAGCTGGGCTGATTGACCTCTATAATGATGCACGCGATGCTGGCAAGTTGCTGATCATATCCAGAATCTCCAATGAGAAGATCGTGCCCTGGATGGTGTCTTCAGCAGGGGCCATCAGGTGCTTTGACTCCATTTCCCTGAGCCAGAAATTATCCCTCCACCGCCATGCAGTCCGCCCCATTCTCATCCATTTTATGCTCTGGGATGAAACCCTCCTCAGTATCCCAACCTCAGATGATCATCAAGCTGAAGCTCCCTTACCAATTCCCATGAGTTCGGAGATAACAGTTTTGGTTCCCTCAGCAGCAGAAGCCTCAGCTATTCCCAATGAAAGTAATTCTGCAGACATGAGAGCGCTGAGCAGAGATACAGCAGGGGAATTTTCTTTTCGAAACCAGCCCTCCATGTCACAGGGGAACAGCTGGTtgtaatgtaatatttatattTCAGTCTTTTGAAAACAAATTCAGTGTAAAATGTAAAGACATGTGGTAATGAATTCCTTTGATGGGGTTTATGGATTGGTGATATTATTAATATAGACAAATTCTCTAAATTTATCTACATGTGAAAATGGACTCAATCTTCTTAAAGCTAATTTGGTCCAAATTAGTATACACAAAATATTAAGTATCAAATAGCAAAAATCATGTTCCAGTGATTAACTTCATTCTTCCCGTTTCTCAGTATATTAAAGTTAGCATAATATCCCTGACGAATCAGTCTACTCAAGTGACCTACCATATGTTTATTCACCCCTCTTCGGCAGGGTTTCATATAATGAGTAACTCACCCACAGTCACCCATAATCCAAGAGCAAAGATCCATACTGTTTTGCCATTTCACTTTAACATAACCAGAACTCATACAAGGCATGACTGGTATAAAACTGACACAAACTCTTTACGTATAGTACATTGTGATAAGTCAATTTAAGTGTAGCATGTTACCATTGTCAGATATACACGGAAGTACATGAAATTCAGGGTTAAAAAATCAGTTAATAGCAATCGAGTGAATTGTTATACACCATTACATTGTTTTGTTAGCTGATATCAACTCAAGGCATGAACGGAACCAGAATATAGTATATGGTCCACACTAATTCACCTCAACAAGTCTCGAATTTAGGGTAGCTGGATTTAAGAGCAATCAAAACTTGTTCAACAGCCACTCCCAATTACCAGACCTGCAAACAAACTACTTTATTTGAAATCTTTCTTTAATATATTCATAACAAGTTACATGTTTTTAACAGGATTTTCTGTAAATTCCTTTTTTGGGCACTCCATGATCATTTACATGATTTTCTGAATAATTTTGCTTGTCTCAGTTGCAAAGAAATAGGAATCCATAGGAAAGAAAAATCTAGAATAGCCATGTAGAAAAGGAAAATAGGGAGAAAACAACAATATAGTTCAATTAAGGGCCAGTTCACACAAAGAAACTCAAAACTGAGGTGTTAAACAAGTACACAGACAAAACAGGGTACAAATATTATCCTATACCTTAAAATAAACTTATGAACATGAGAAGAAATGATAATCAGATTACAGAGAATGTATAAAGAAATGATAATCAGATTATAGAGAATGTATATAGAGATCTATGAGGATTTAAAGACCCCCTCACCCCATTCTAGTTAATAGTAGGGGCGCCTGGCCGGAATCCCTTCCCCCAGTAAAGCTTTGATTATCAGATTATAGAGAATGTATATAGATCTATGAGgatttaaagaaattaaaaaattagatttaaaagaaaagttaaaattagacttatttttaaataatcaaaataaataggttatCATTATCAACCAATATTAATGTTAATATGGTTGAAATTTCTTATCAATCTaatagaaatttgaaattttagaaaagatgagcaaaattatttaattttttgttataATTTGAAAAAAGAATAAATTTCAATTTCTAGCAAATTTACAATATTAAAAAAGATTAATCACACATatgtaataagattaataaatctTACAATTCTTTATAAAAAAACTGGATCAAAAGAACACTGAATTTATCAGAATATAATATCAGATAAGAACACTCTTATCAATTAAACCCTTTAACCTAAGAGAAAATTCAGTATTATTATATTCTTTAAAAAATAGAGGTACATGATACCGGACATCCCAAACATCTACTATATAGAGCAAGTAAAATCACCAATAATTTTGATGGTAATATAAGTCAAAACTAAAATCTCAATTTAACATCATCTAAATTTCACATTACCCTCTTCATTATATATAATGTCTGGTATCATAAATTTCATTTATGAAAAAGAAAAATCTGTTTTAGACAATTGTAAACTCTTACAAGATGCTCCTAAATATCAGCAACAGAAACGCCAAAAGCAAAATATCTCCAAATTCAAAGGCGATTATGGCGAAACAAGGAAACTAGCTTCTTCCTCGAAAGAGAGTTATGTTTGTCCTCTTCCCTTGCTTAAGCATTTGTCCAATTGTGAATTGTCATAACTGGCGCTTTTCACTTCCGCCATTAAAACAAGGCTAAACCGCCAAATATGCTGACTCGGCAAGAAATGTGAAATTCCCACATTCCTTGAAACAATGGGCTTGTACAATACAGGATATAATGATCGGATGCCAAGTGCGCAGACAAATTATATTGATCTTTAAGACAATTCACATGAAGACAATGGTGATGTCAACGATGATGTGGGTGTGTAAAAAAATTAAGTCAAATTGTTCTAAACAATTCTATGAGTTTGATATAAAATCttcccaaaaaaaaaagaaaaaaaagattatATACCAAATTTACCTAAAAGAAAATGAGATGTACATTAAACCATAAAGTTGGTTTACACGATGCACCTAAAACATAAAAatgttataaattatatattaaaattaaattaatttttaatttttaaaaatttatgaaaacaaaaaattctagcaagtatttatttaaatttgtaTATTGTTGATGTTCTAGTTGTGTAGATGACTCTCATTTTAGTTGTATTCTTTTAGATTGAAGTCTTATATATAGAACTATCTTTAAAATTAACTTCAATTTTGGAGAGAATATAGTAAAAATCTTTGTAtgcttttggattcaattgtgagagtttttttgcatcaatgtttcagatcacactccatcaGAATGATAGTAGAGGATATAGTAGTTAAGCATGTTCTAACATATTTAAGAGCAACACTTTCAAACATGCAAAATTGCCTAGATGCTTGTGCACTATAAATGCTCTAATAAATGCTCCTAATAATGCATGCGTATATTAATTATAGCTCTAGAATGCCTCTAAGAAATGATATAATGATCTATTGATGGAGGATGATGTATAAATTGACATAGGCTACACATTTTAAGTATGACACCAAGAGGCACACATAAAATGATTTATTGCCCTAAgtcaacacataatcatcataaggCTAGGTCAAGTTGGCCCTAATATATGATTTGAATTTTAAAAGTAAAGGGACTGTTTCCTCAAATCAATCAAAATAACTCTCCTAACTAAAGATTGGACCTAAGGTAGGAAATGCGTAAAATTAAAGATAAGACCAAGTATGCTTATTATTCTATAAAGCTTAATCTATTGAGCCATAACATAAAAGGAAAAACATTGGTGTATAATTTTCTCCATTACAAACATAAACCTTGcttaaagaaaaaatcaaaatttatacaCTAATTCAAATAAGAGAGATGGGTGAAATGAAGAAGGCACGGATGGGATTGATCCCCATTCTCTATCCAAAGATGATATGGCATTCCCAATTGTTATATTTACCTCATCATGATGAAATTAATAACTTTCCCTATATATATAAAAAGTCATATACAAAcaaaatgaaggaaaattgagctAAGTCATGTGCTAGTACCAGAGAGTACAT
This window harbors:
- the LOC131040306 gene encoding uncharacterized protein LOC131040306, with the translated sequence MPQELSPPLSALLTMSLESTNTSSAPSSSSSSSFSTFSSMKLSAGNKSSNPVVAIKGVAGSSKAEEWNDNMLQTGDVVEELKIGSYATLTAPFKGGKSGLQKELHKFYRRNDTLVLVRVRRGRGVIAELQACITADEGAKKQYTLRALSDPNYVVGFVDSTEEECRTLQASRDARVESALSNAQLKDGYVAYPWEKKMQKFLMVPKSGCFFSILIVPHNSDRGLQQYNDLEDTLARAYTWLTASQASGVPIVFMNIQTEPLLTKISGEKASNTVNAGSLSDLSSIANTGLYGFEDYHGVDIGVVRAVRLWYSAASGELPVQLKVKEGDTRLGFAISRTDEGFFYVSSVMDEEGTVTVASRAGLIDLYNDARDAGKLLIISRISNEKIVPWMVSSAGAIRCFDSISLSQKLSLHRHAVRPILIHFMLWDETLLSIPTSDDHQAEAPLPIPMSSEITVLVPSAAEASAIPNESNSADMRALSRDTAGEFSFRNQPSMSQGNSWL